From Amaranthus tricolor cultivar Red isolate AtriRed21 chromosome 4, ASM2621246v1, whole genome shotgun sequence:
GtcagattcgtctcaatatatactttctaagtatcaactttttaaaatttttaaaaactcataattttgcATTAGAATCtgcgaaaaaaataaatgggaagaacatttaAAAACAGAGAGAgtatttagtatttttatttggcAATGAAGTTGATTTTGGTATTTGGCAATTAGTATTTGTTATTTGTAGAGAGATTTGAGtaattaagtttatttagtTGTTTGTTACCATTAGAGAGATAGAATGTTTATTCTGTACAAAAATATGACTTTTTGATGCATTTCTTTTAGATATATTTGAGTAGATACTTCTTACTTGACTTTCTTGCTCTTAAATTGCCATTTATGATAGTGGGAAAGGTGGGCACTTGGTCAAATGATGCAAAGTGAAGgagaaaacataattaaatgtaaaacaaaaagaaaggtttagttgaaaaaatgaagttaataaaaatttatccaCAATAATTAACCTACTCTTTATTATTACCTAATCTAATCTCGCCTTTTATCCATTTTTCTacattaatttcaaattttgactaactcaaaataattctaattttaggAAGTATTTGTTTACAATGTATTAGGGTAACTGATAACCTATTAGCTATTATTTACGGGTTCTATTAGTAAAAGAAtcaatttattttagagaaaattataataaactacctattctatacccctctttgcaaaaaactactttatctaaaattttttgcaaaaaactaccttatataatacatttctttgcaaataacggtttttagcatttgaccgttaaaattaaccgttgactatcacgtgatagtcacgtgaccttaaaaaaaatttttaaaaaaaaaaaaaaataataataataataataataataataaaaataataataataataaaaataaaataataataataataataataataaaaataaaaagtaaaaataaaaaaaataaataataataataaaaatataaaaattaaaaaaattaatttttttcaaaattttttttataaattattattattattattattattattattattattattattattattattattattattattattttattttttgtttatttttatatttatttttattattattattattattatttttaatttttattattattattattattattattattattattattattattattattattattattattattattattattaaaattttttttaaatttttattattattattattattattattattattattattattattattattattattattattattatttttatttttatttttatttttatttttatttttattttgtttttatttttattttttttattattattttttttaattattattattattattatttttttttttttaaaaaaaattttatttttatttttattattattattattttatttttatttctatttttatttttattttttttaggatttttattattattattattattattattattattattattattattattattattattttattttattttttatattttattttatttttatttttatttttatttatttttattatttttttattatttttattttatttttatttttattattatttttttttttatttttattttttttatcatgattttaaaatttaattttatttttattatttttattatttttattattattattattatttttttttttttttttaaattttttaaggtcacgtgactatcacatgatagtcaacggttaattttaacggtcaaatgctaaaaaccgttataaggtagtcttttgcaaagaaatgtattatataaggtagttttttgcaaaaaattttagataaggtagttttttgcaaagagggatatagaataggtagtttattataattttctctttattttaagaaaagggaaaaattagctaaaataaaataattaactcaTCTTCTATCCCCTCTACacccattttcatttttcaagtgATGTTATTTGCAATAAGAGGGAgaatttataggtttttaaggaGAAATATATAAAACTATTATTTAGGTAATACTAAGTGAAATAATACAAGCATTATGGTCACAAAAAAATACTAGAGAGCCGAGAAGTTAAAAGGTTTTCTAAGGTCTAACCAAGGagatttttaatttgtgaagAGTTAGCAGGGATGCAAGTGACCAATACTACATTTCTCTACGATGGCTTTGGTTGCTTGATGAGTTTGAATTGGAATTAGAATGAACCATtagttttaatttgatttaacaTTGGAATTCTCATTGTGTACCAATTATTCTCCTTTCAGTTTACTTATTTCCCAAATTAAAAAACAAGAATAAAACATGAACCAATTGACCCCTAGCTAGCTTAATCCAACCTCAAACTTACAACTCAAAAACACAATACAATACAATCTGCCAATTAATTGAGGTAAGTGTTATGAAAAGAAATATGATATTCAATCctttgatgaacaatgaaggtgAGCTTGAATTTGATAATCTCatggtatgaaaattttaattcattttacaGTGATTTCTCCATTACTAAATTTTGATGTAATCACAAAAGCCATGTATTTTAAATATGACTTATTTCAAGGTGTAAAAGTATAGAATAAAAAAAGCGTGTTATGCGGCAGCGGAAGTAAAGAtcgaaaataataaagaaacaataagaaactcaatgcaaacaataagaaataagGGTGTTCACTGGTCCAAACCCGAACCGGACCGACCGGAACCCGTTGGACCGGAGGACCGAAATTTTGAATATTCTAAGACCGGAGACCGGTCCAATCCCGGTCTAATCCGGTTTCCTCTCGGTCCGGTACGGGTTTTAGACCGGTTAGACCGGAAGTAATTTTtaataccaaaaataaattaaaaaagggaagattttaaaataatttagcaaagttattattataaaattaaaatatttgagttaaaaaattattttgtgttagaaataaaaaatataaagccttttaaataagtatatacataaaaatcgtaaatattattccGCTTTAAAATTACTTTTACATATATCCGGTCTAATCAAGTCTAACCTGAATTTTTCCGAGTTTAAACCGGACCGAATCGAAAACCTGGAATGAAGAATAAGTAAGACCCGGAGCCCAGACCGGATACAACCGTCCGGTTTAGGTTCAGTCTCAACCGATTCTTGTCCAATCTCATTTTACACACCCCTAATAAGAAATAACAccagagatttaacgtggttcactatcaatgtggtagctacatccaccggcaccgaagAACAAATAATTTAATTCAATATAGAATGCAATGATTACAAGATGAATGatgtttttctttcttatttttgtaGCTTGAAACCCTAGCCCTAATAGAGGGGTTTATTTATACTAAATCCCAAAAAGAAGAAACATGGGCATCAAGTTGAAAAATAACCATCAAAAGGCATCGTGGGAACATGAATTAACCACCACAAACATCATGGTAACATGGAGTAACCACCACAAATCATCATGGACAAATAAAGTAACCTCCCAAAAACTTGTAATGCCTTTTGACCCAAATCGTGTTTCATCACCTTCAACCATGGATGGACtctagtttgagtcaccatcTCCAACAATCTCCACTGTGACGAGAACTCGTAGTCAGCAAACGATCTCATCAACATATAGTGAAATATCTCAAGCAAAATCCAATGCAAAGCTTATGCATAAGCCATACATCCCGAtaagtctccaaccaagactCATCCAATAAGTCTCTAACCAAGACCCATAACATACTCTTctccaagtataacaactcataatgctccactTGCATCACAAGCCCCGGTAAAGCTCCACTGTAAGGCCAACAAGCCTACAACAGGAGCTCCCTAACACCACTCCTAAGTGCGTACTACATCACATAGTAATTAATATTTAGCAAGTCTAATcaatgtttaaacttactaaatggaacagacttagtaaagaaatcagTTGGGTTGTCAGCAGTCTCGATCTTCTTTACCTTAACCCTCTTGTCAGTACGCAAGAAATGATACCTGACATCAATGTGCTTGGTCCGATCATGGTTTACTTGATCTCTAGCTAAGAAAATGACACTTAGACTATCACAATACACCATAGCAAAATCCTGTGCGATGCCCAGTTTAACTACAAGGCCTTTGAGCCAAATAGACTCCTTACTTGCAGAAGTTAAAGccatgtactcagcttcagtagTAGACAACATAATCGAAGATTGCAATGTAGACTTTCAACTTATCACAAAACCACCCAAGGTGAACACATATCCACTCACAGACCTCCTGGTATCCACATCAGTTGCATAATCAGAATcacaaaaatgaacaaaatactataagttttaactttattccaaaagtaagcgtgaaatatCCAAACttaaggtttggggctgttcgcaattagtaactgcgaacaaaatactatatatatactagttaacaataaaaattataattttttaataattttgaaattcagAATCAGAGGAAACGAATACGCTATTCACTGTTCACAAAACAAAACTCTCTCAAACACTCTCCCTTCTCTTTCAAAAAGATAAAACCCTAAGAAAAAACCCTCTGATTCTGCGTATTTGTGGAGCATGCTGTTTGcagtttttaacccgaactgatacaaacccgaatcgattattaatcgaactgtttttaacccgaactgatacaaacccgaaccgattgttaatcgaactgttataaatccgaatcaattttcacctaatttcagcaaattaggtccaatttcagttttctaattatgattttttgaatatttgaaaactaatttctaatattgaaacattgtaaacaagattatatataaataaataagattccccatgatattgatatcaattataaaccaataagcacattacaaaaaccttagaaacataCTGAAGTGGAACAATACAAAAATTTAGATGTTTCTTCAATACTTCAATCTAGACTTATCTTGCTTTCTattgctaattaataattatatatttcatgTTAGTAATCcaccaattcttcaagctttaagccccaaaaatttacattcatcaCTTATATAGCCACCAAATTttaatatacaaatattaagtttttaaccccaaaaatttacatccatcacttatacatccaccaaatttaaatatacaaatatcaagtcttttaccccaaaaatttacatccatcacttatacatccacctaaTGTAAAGTACACAAACAAAACATATAAGGTACTTGAACCATTAGATTAACAAATTACCCGTGTTAGAAATATTGTCAAATTCAAAACCATTAGCTTCATTTGCCTCATTAACATTCATCTTCCTACGATTAAGAATGAGAGATTGAACAAATTCAaaaccatcttcaaatttcaaaagaagtattgaacattgtttgaacaaaatcatacactaatatatattcaaaaaaaaagcatatcatcttcttccattaagaaaaaaaaaaagcacatgGCAGTGACAATAACCcacaaaatcaataattattaaattaaattaaaataatcaaagacTTTGACAAATAACCAGATGATTATTGTTGCCTTACTTGGTTACTGAATACGAAGGATTATTTTGTAGTGGATTTGGGTATGTctgcaaaaaataaacaaaccaaTATTTGGTCAAAAAGATATTGCTTTAAATACAGAAATTTAACAAATTACTCCTAATTTCTGGCATCAATAGAAACTTAAGCATATGATCTTCCACTCAAAAAAAAAGCatatcatcttcttccattaaGAAACAACAGTACAACAATGGTTTAGAAATTCTTAATTAGTAATGcttaatttcattattcttaataaactCCAAATTATCTTCTGGATATGGCTCGATGCACATATATCTAAAATCaagaaatattcaataattcaactattcaagataaacaaatacattaacaaacacattaacaataacaaagaTTCAATCActcaaaaaacattattaaaaaaaaatcaagaaacaacattctaataaaattcaagaatcaaaattaagaataaagattagaacaacaagattaagaatttaagattaagattaagattaggATTACGAGTGAAAAgacctaaaaaaaatcaaaaacttgagGCGTGAGGCGTAGAGGACAGGCGTGAGGTGTGAGCAGGAGCGAGCATGAGCAGTGCCAGACAGCAACGTCTGGGTCACCGGCGGCAGGCAGTGACAGTGAGGGTGGCAGGCGGCAGGCGGCAGGGGCTGAATGACGGCTGTAGAGTAGAATTATGTTAGGTTATTTTTTTTCAGAGTAGAGAGAAGGGGAGCAATGTAGTGTTTTGAAGTTCATTGCTACTCTGAAAATTGTGTTTTTACCCCCtagaattttttctttaaatttttttttaatttccctTTTTTTATCAAATGAGAGTGACGTGTCAATTTCTTGACCGCTGATCTGATATTAGCATTATAAATCTAACGTTTAAAACACCTTATCCGTGTGCTATCTTAGTAACCAATAACATTTTGTGCAAGTACAACTCATGAATTGCTAAGATGGTAAGATCTCACACGTCTATATACAAAGATCAACGACTTAGAATAAATGatgtatcaattgagtaatatattcatcaaattggacaattagttatctaaaataatttatttgagtaatataaatattgtatattaaatatttttattattgaatttggtcaaATTGTATAATTTAGGCTATtaaattcaaagtaacaaaaaaggtggagtattagtttcatttactataatagatcgaattacgataagtgaactttgaattacgatcgattattaatagcctataaattactttagtttAGAGAATTCAAGAtcagtaataagtaataatgttggaacaagtttgcagcggaagatCGATTATGATCAACTTGTTCACTCGCACAACAAATCAGACAATCAAGAACAGACGTTTTCTTGATCAGATTGTCTGTTTGGGTTTgatttctaagtaatcttgAATGACTACTTATCTTGGAAGAAGACACCGATTCCCCTTAGGAAtgcaaggccttaatcctcacaattctctcAATGATCAACGTGATCTTGGAGACGTGTGAATCTCTCACGGATTGAATACACTCAACCTTTGCAAGACAGAAataacaaaacagaaacaatACTTGTTCTCTGAATGCTCAATTAACTTTGAAGAAAGTTCATGATTGATTAAAATCTGGAAAAACGTCTCTATTACAAAGTGGAGGAgagccttatttatagaattggcTTCCAGTTCTAATGGCTATACAATCAAGAAAAAGGCGCCTAAATTCTAACGGCTATAACAGAAGGCTTAAACAGAATGCGCTGGTTCTTCCGTCAGCGTTTGGGAGCACCCAGCTGTTCCTTATCTTCTGTCAGCGTTTGGGAACACTCCGCtgttccttattctttcttttcCAGATACAGGACTAATATAGAATTATGCATGCTGAAGACCTGGTGGCTGTTCCCATAATTGTTCCATTCCCTTCTTCTTCAGTTCGAATTGTCCCCAATTCAGAATCATCATAGTATGGCCTCCTTGCATGCTTGAGCTATTTAAAGGTGACACAAAGCTGTTCATTCGTGTACTTGCTGTTCTGTGCACACACATGCTGATCATTGTACTTGTTGCCTTCAACCTACTGTGCTGCACATACTTCTGAATCATCTTGCACAACCATAAATCTGTTCTGCTTCTGTGTAATGAACAAACACTGTTTGATGTTGCTGAATGATGTTGCTCTGCTGCTGAACCTTCTGTGTTGTCCTTAATTCTTGAACCAACAAAACAATAACGATTGATTATCATACTCATTAATAGCTTCATGGAACAACTCCAATTGATGTTGAGTTTTGTTCTGCACTTGCGCGTCAACCATACATGGTAGcaacaaaaaaacacttaaacagATTCTGATCTGGAAACTGTCGAGCAGTCCTCCTTCAGCTCAActtctaggactccacgtggatTTTTAGCATGGTCCTAGACCCTTGATGGCTAGATCctagtaccaagattccatttccactgtagcctaggtcctggatgcacaggtttagtctccacgtgtcttgCAAAGTGGCCTGGTCGTTGTTTTTGCTGCTGTGCTTGTTCTGAAACCCCGACCTGTTCTGTGTGGTCTGAATGGCCTGTGTGCAGCCTTGTTTGGGCTCTTTTGGTATCTTTATTTGATAATTATCACATTCATGTACCCCTTTAACTTTGCATATAAGTGGACAAAAATCAGTAAACACCTGAACCAGTTCTCTCCCTTGTTGATAAACAACCACTGGACTTGTTGCCCTTGAACCAATAGCTGTTGTACTCTTGAACTGCTCCTCTGTACATTGAGCACACTTGTTATTCTGTTGCTGAGTTCAGAATGTGGCTCGAACTTGACTCAAAGTAAATTAGAAACCATGTTTCCCAATGTCATCCAGCATGTAAGAATCAAGATTCTTGCTCTTACTTGCATGATTATCCAAACCCATatgttaaacaagcttaccaaaTTGATTAGCTTGCTTGTGTTACCAAGACCACAATCAATTTGTATCattctccccttcttagaaaaaattcgACATCGAATTTTCGTAGGGTTAAACTCAACAAATCTTTCTACGCGAACGTAATCCACTAAAGGCGATTTTTTAAGCACGAAATCAACCTTGACAAACTCATGCTTCTTAGTTTGCTCTACATGTAAACCAACCTCCAATCTTGGATGAGAATCCACTACCTCAAGGCACTCTATTGTAGAACCAACATTATTCATGCAAATTGTCTCAACAACCCCCTTAAGATCTTCAAGGTTCTCAATACAAGGTATTTCAACCACTTCTTCAAGAGTCTCAACAATCTCTTCACAAGGTGCTTCA
This genomic window contains:
- the LOC130810257 gene encoding uncharacterized protein LOC130810257 — its product is MSNDLKGDIETPCGEIVEALEEVIETSCVEDDDDFEDMVETPSVESVGDLEEVVEASCEEMIDEYKGDVEAPCEEIVETLEEVVEIPCIENLEDLKGVVETICMNNVGSTIECLEVVDSHPRLEVGLHVEQTKKHEFVKVDFVLKKSPLVDYVRVERFVEFNPTKIRCRIFSKKGRMIQIDCGLGNTSKLINLVSLFNIWVWIIMQVRARILILTCWMTLGNMVSNLL